DNA sequence from the Nodosilinea sp. FACHB-141 genome:
CCACTTTCCGGCTTTGAGTAGGTCGCGCAGGTGGGTGTAGTCAACCCCTTTTTCTGAGCTAAGATCATCCTGGTACTCTTCCTCATAGCCATCTTGAAATCCATCTCGAAAGTTTTCCCATGCTCTCCTTAACCCGTTTTGAGGCTTAGGTTCTGGATTTTTTTGAGGAGTTACATTCTTCTCAGGCTGAGCTTTCTGCTCTTGTGGTGCAATTGCTTCTTGCTCACATCTCAATAATTCTTCTTCATAAGCAGCCTGAAATTCCTCGGAGGCATCCTGGAAACCTTCCTTAAAGCTTTGCCACACTCCTCTTAACCCTTTCTTGGGCTTGGTTTCCGAGTCTTTTTTAAGAGTTACATCTGCCTGAGAACCGGCCTCCCCCAATGCTACTTGCAGCGATTGCAAAGCCTCTGCCCCGTTAGCGTACCGGCGGCTATAGTGGCCGCACACCATCTTAGTCAGTACCTCCGCTAGGGAATCGCTGACCTTTACCCCTTTCCGCCACACTACATCTAGCGTGTTGGGGTCGAGATCGAGATCATTTGGGTAGCGGCCTGTCAGTGCTTCTATGACTACCATGCCTAGGGCATAGACATCACTAGCGGGGTAGGGTTTCCCTCGGGCTTGCTCTAGAGGAGTATAGCCTTCGGTGCCAATGCTGACAGTAGTTGCAATTAACTTAGATGGAGGGTGAGCCATCTGCCCAAGTTGCTGGGCTGAAAATTCTTTCACAATGCCAAAGTCGATCAGGCACAGCACACCATCCTGACGGCGAATCAAGTTTTCGGGCTTAATGTCGCGGTGGATAACCCCCTGCTGATGTACATAACTGAGTACTTCCAACCCTTGGCGCAATAATGTAGTCACATCCTGTTCGGGCAATCGCTTTGCGGCATGAAGTTCATCCCGCAGGGTGCGCCCTGCAATAAAATCCTGCACGATGTAGAGCTTGCCGTTTTCTTCCAGGTGTGCCAAAAGCAGCGGAATTTGGTCGTGGCGACCTAGGCGCTCCAGGATCTCAGCCTCTTGGTCAAACAGACGGCGGGCTACCTGCCATGTCTCGGCAGAAAACTTGCGCCGAGGCCGCAATTGTTTTACCACACAGCGGGGCTGACCAGGGCGGCGCAAGTCTTTGGCCAAAAAGGTGATGCCAAACCCGCCTTCGCTAAGGGCTTGGATGACTTCGTAGCGCCCGTCAATGATTTGGGGCATGGCAGTGCGAGAAAAAGCATGAACAATTACTCGTTCCTAGCTTACCCAGCCCGCTAAGGGAAGTCATGGGGATATGGCGAATCAGAAACCCGGTCTCTTGGAGAAACTGGGTTTCTAAATTTATGATTTGCTATTGGGCAATCAGGGGCCATCCAAGGGGCATGACTTACGAGGCGTGACGGTGTAACGTTTGATTATGACTCAGCCGGGGACAGTGTATATCGTAGGAGCGGGGCCGGGGA
Encoded proteins:
- a CDS encoding serine/threonine-protein kinase, whose product is MPQIIDGRYEVIQALSEGGFGITFLAKDLRRPGQPRCVVKQLRPRRKFSAETWQVARRLFDQEAEILERLGRHDQIPLLLAHLEENGKLYIVQDFIAGRTLRDELHAAKRLPEQDVTTLLRQGLEVLSYVHQQGVIHRDIKPENLIRRQDGVLCLIDFGIVKEFSAQQLGQMAHPPSKLIATTVSIGTEGYTPLEQARGKPYPASDVYALGMVVIEALTGRYPNDLDLDPNTLDVVWRKGVKVSDSLAEVLTKMVCGHYSRRYANGAEALQSLQVALGEAGSQADVTLKKDSETKPKKGLRGVWQSFKEGFQDASEEFQAAYEEELLRCEQEAIAPQEQKAQPEKNVTPQKNPEPKPQNGLRRAWENFRDGFQDGYEEEYQDDLSSEKGVDYTHLRDLLKAGKWRNADQETYEAMIRTVGKKTDNWFTTDELLNFPCTDLRTIDRLWVKYSQGKFGFSVQKQIYIECGAKLDGKYPGDKIWDEFCNRIGWRKDDKPLVYYDDLKANPSLSPTGEFPAHVTGCGFVGGLFLSVGGGWFGVLFSRTKTCEL